In Colletotrichum higginsianum IMI 349063 chromosome 1, whole genome shotgun sequence, the DNA window GCGAGGCCAAGCTCCTTGACGCGCGGGAGCAAGttgagggcgagggccgagGGCCGCGCAAAGGACTGGTCGAGGGTCTTGAGGCCCTGGAGGAGGTGCATCGAGTACAGGGGACCGTGGGAGTCCATGATCAGGGACGGTTCGGGGGTTTCCGCGTATTCCATCTTTtccggcggctgctgctgctgctgctgctgcttctttGGTCTGCCtctgcccttcttttccgtTTGCGGCTGTGTCTGTGTCTGTGTCTGCGACTGGGACTGGGGCTGATTGTGTTCGGAGATTCCCAGTTTCGTCACCATGGAGAAGACGTCGCGTTCCAGAACGTCCCagacctcgacgtcggtgTTGCATTGGTCCAGAAGGGCCTGTAGCCTAACGATCTCGGTGGTGCGGATCTCGTTGTACGCGGCCTCTAGCCTGGCTGCCTGTTCCGTTTCGGCCTCGGTGTCCCCATCCTGTTCGAGGTGCTCCTCTTCCGGCTTGAAGGAGATTCGCGAGGAAGAAGGGTCTTCACCCTGGACCTCACGCATTTCCAAGGCCGCCTGGGCTGCGCGACGCAGCGAACGGGGGAACTTGCTCAGAACGGCATCGCGGGACCCCAGCTGCCCGAGTTCTGCGTCTTGTTGCTGAGCGGTGGCAGCGTCCACGCCGCGGCGGTCGCCACGTTGCGCAATGTCGGCAAAGATTCTTTGGAAAATGTACTTCTCGGTCGGGGTGATTGTGGACTTTTCGGGGTTATTGAAGCCGCTGGGGATGTCGGGTCGCTTGTCGGCCGGGTGGTTATCCCACTCGAAGGGGATGGGCTGCTCGCCTCTGTGTCGGGCTGCAGAGGTCGAGAGGGATCGCAgagccgccgacgccctgaGAATCGTCCTCGTCTGGTAGAGAAAAGGGGTTAACGTCGACATTGCGGGTTGTGGTTGTGTTTGTGGATGTGGTTATCGGTCGAAGCTGTGCTGTTGCTGCAATTCTGCGAGAAGATGCGCCGCCCAAGCAACAAAATTTCCATCCAGAGTCAGCCAGTACGTACCCGCGACTTGCGCGATGGGCGATGGATGGAGCTCGGGCCATGAGGAATCGGATACGTACCATCTGCAAGGGACCGTCTTCGCTGATGTAATTGATTGGTCTACTTGTGCCGAGAGGGACCGGTGGGTTCACGCTCCTGAGGTACAGGTATCTcgctaggtaggtacccaGCAAGGTACCTAAGGTGCCGAGAGGAGGACGGTTGGTAGGTACCTGCAGAGACCTAAGTGCCTACATAATCAACGCGTCGCGACGCGCTTCGAATCAATTAAAGAAAttcgccctcgtcgcgctCTGTCCGGCTTCGAgaccgcctcctcccccctcccctcccccctccacgCCGACTTGGGCTGAAAGGTTGCTGCCACAGAGACCGAATTGCGCATCGGATTGTGCGATTGCCTCTTGAAACCTGCAAGTCGGTTCAGCTGTGTTGACTCTGTTCATCCTGTTCATCTGGCGAAGCGAGCGTAGCCAGCACTCCCGAATCGCATCCTCGACTCGACCGAGCCGTACCTTGCCATCCACCGACTTGATACTTCCAAGCGCCGTCTACGACTCTTTCTAAGTCTCCGCAGACTAGACTGCGCATATCTCGCTTCTTCAAAGCCTTTACTTGCAGCCACTGCATTTTCGTACTGCCAGTTACAGTCATGCCGACCAGGAAGCAGAAGGAGGagcccgaggaggccatgaGCGCCTTCGAGCGCATGCGGCAGGAGAACATTGCACGTAACCAGAGCCTCCTTAAGGACCTGGCCCAGGTGTCGAATAAGATGATGCCTGCCAAACCCAAGCCTGCTCCGAAGCCCCGATCCGCGCCGGTCAAGAAAGAGGCTGTTGAAGCTCCCGCCGGCCCCGTCCGTCGCAGTGCCCGAGTCGCGGGGCTTGACGCCGACAATGAGACGCTCAAACGCAAGTACGAGGTCGAGCTGGAGGATCAAgccgccaaggagaaggcgaagaagaagcgtgTTGGTGGCACTCTGAGCTTGGGCGACATTGCCGTCGAAGGGAAAAAGTTCAACAAGGGCATCGATGGCCTGGGTGCGCTGGTGCCTCGCGGCGCCCAACCCGGAGTCCCGACCTTCACTGACGAGGATGTTGAAAACACATCAGACAAGGATCTCAAGGATCTTCGGAAGAAGATGGGGAAGCTCGAGCTGTACGACAAGTGGATTCCCAACGGTATGTCACCCTGTAGCCCTGGGAAAGGGCTGTCACTCACATTGCCCACAGACATCAAGATATGCCCTCAACGGATATACGCGTCGACATTCCATCCTACCGAGGAGAAGGCAGTCATCTTTGCCGGCGATAAGGAAGGCGCCCTGGGTGTATTTGATGCTTCACAGGACGGGCCGCCGGAGAGtaacgacgacgacgaggaagaggctgAATGGAAGGAACCCGAGATTGGCGCTTACAAGATCCATGCGCGGACCATTACGACCATCATCGTTTCTCCCTTTGACAACCAAAAGGTCTATACGTCGTCCTACGACTCCACAGTCCGTGTCCTTGATCTTGCCAAGGACATGTGTGTCCCGGTCTGGGAACCCGcggacaaggaggaggatgttCCTCTGTCGGCCATCGACATCCCTTTGACTGACCAGAACCTCATCTACTTCTCGACCCTGGACGGAGCCGTAGGTCGAGTGGACATTCGAGACCCCAAGGGTACGGAAACATGGTCGCTGTCGGATAACAAGATTGGCGGCTTTTCTCTGAACCCTCGGGAGCCGCACCTGCTGGCCACGGCCTCTTTGGACCGCACCGTCAAGATTTGGGACCTGCGTAAGATTACTGGCAAGGGCGAAATGCGCTTCCCTGCGATGCTTTACGAGCACAACTCTCgcctctccgtctcccaCGCCTCTTGGAGCCCCGGCGGGCACATTGCGACATCGTCGTACGACGACACCATAAAGATATACAACTGGTCTGACCACGAGACCTGGGACTCGGAGGGCATGGAGCCCGCCAATATCGTCAAGCATAACAACCAGACGGGTCGGTGGGTGACCATCCTGAAGCCCCAGTGGCAAAAGCGTCCCCAAGACGGCATTCAAAAGTTCACTATCGGCAACATGAATCGTTTCGTCGACGTGTACGCTGCCAACGGGGAGCAGCTCGCTCAGCTCGGGGGCGACGGCATCTCGGCCGTCCCAGCCGTTGCTCAGTTCCATCCTACGATGGACTGGGTCGCCGGTGGCACAGCTAGCGGGAAGCTCTGTCTCTGGATGTGAGGCGTTGCCTTTCGCCACCTGTTGTCTGTTGTCTGTTGGCATCATTTCGGGGCATCCCCGCAAGACCCCGAGGGTCGGGCCTTGCTTGGTCGGAGGGTTGGTTGTAAGATTGGCGAGGTTTTTGTGCGTACATTGGATACCCTTACCCGTCGGCGGATGGTTGTAAGGATCAGCCTGTTCTTTTTGCATGGCGTTGGGGGACCAGGATGGTCATTACTGTTGCGGTGGTTGTGTCACTTATCCCAAAAGCGGTGGTCTTTATGCACATGGACGGAAAGCTTTTGACGATGGTCGAAAGAAGAGACCTCTATAGAGTGTTCGCCACACCTTTCAATAGTGGCAATCGTCCGATCAAGATGTAGAACGATGTTCAAGCCATTTCGTATaatcgtcttcgtcgtcaatGCCTTTGCTCCTCTACAGTTGGAGGAGTGCTCTGAGATGAATGGGGCCCATGAACCGAAGAGATGGgcaagggaagggaagcACCGCCTGCAGCTATCATATGGGCAAACACGATTCCAGACAGCAACCATGCTGATGAGTGATGCCCGAGCTCACGTACATACTTTACCTATAGACGATGGGTTACAACAGTTGCATGGTGAATGTGAATGTGAGTGCGGGTAGACAGACCTCTGTTAGCCCATGCTCAGTGTTGGGTTAGACCCTGAAAATGACATTTGTTTAATCCAATGGTGAAACTTTTCTATGAGACCGAATCTTGGTATATCGACTGGGATGTTATCGAGTTCTGAAGTCGTCAAACACAGTTGCGGGTTGTGTTTTGTTTTATCAAAGCGGTTCAAATACTACAGATGTCAAACAAACATGGCAAGATTCAACGAAAGAATTGTTCTACCTCTGATTATCGCCATGTCCTCAAAATAGGCTTGATTTACCGACAACATTAACACGTCTATCTACACTTCTCTATTCCTGCCAACTCGTGACAACACATagctctctctcccctcacACCACCCGGTAGGCATCGTAAACGACCGTCGCCCCGAGCCTGGCGCCGCTACCGACCCACATGGCCGTGTTCACGACGTCCCTGTACCTCTCGTCCCCGGTCTCCATCTTGACGTTCAGCCGGAAGCTGTACTCGTCCGGCTTGACGTCGCCGGCCCGCGCGGGGTCGAACAGGCGCTCCATGACCTCCCTCGGCCCCGTCCGCCAGCCCGTCGTGCGCACGGTGATGTGCGCGgggacctcgtcgtccgtccTCAGCAGGTAGGACGTCTCGACGGCGGTGCTCAGGGACTCGGCCACGACGACCTGGCTGTCCTGGCCCCCGgggacgacggtgccggtggcCCAGCGGGCCgtgaagacgccgccggagaaggagatccAGTTCCGCTGGCCAAAggggccgacgccgacggggATCAGggggtcgaggtcgacgacgatgcggaagtcgagggcgagggccggGACGGGGAGCGGCAGGGCGGCGCGGGTGCGGTTTGCGGGGAGGTTGGCCTCGCTGAAGGGGGTATCTTGGTGACTGGAGGTTGAGGTCTTTAGCAGTCGATTCAGAGAATGGCTCATGAGTCTTGTAGATGGCTGGCTGCCAGAGTCTTTAGGATTACCTCATTCTGGACCGATGTTGGGAgttttgggggggggttcttAAGCTGCACGGGCGAGGCTTGACGGGGGGGCAGGATCGTTGGATGGCGTGTGTCGGTTGACGAGCCTGACAAGCacgcgccgccgttgggTAAAACGCTTGTGATGCAGGAGTCTAACGGAAGCGTGAGGACGCGGGATGATGTCAATAACGATTGAGTTTGGGGACGGTCGTCACTGAGACcgagaggcggcggcggatgattccctcccacccccctcgTCGCGCGGGTTTGAGCCCCGCCCCCGCAGTAGCATTCGGTCTTGTGAGCCGGCATTTCGGGCCCGGATCTCGGGATTCACGTCGAGTCGGTTACATGTCACATGGATGCCGAATGCAACATCCCAATGCTTGTGGGGTCGAACGGTTTAAAAGGACTTTGTATAAAATATGACCTACATCAGTGGCAGGGTATCACCAATCTTGCAATGGGCAGTGGACAGCATGTGTTGATTGACGAGTTGTAGTGAAACTGAAGTTTGCCGTGAACTTGATGCGATACCCTCGAAAGTGCCGTGTAGGCCCGCGACAGAGATGACGGCAGATTATCCCGGCGAGTAATTTAGAAGAGACCCAAATCCATAAACTCATCACTTGGAGGCAATTCGATACCGGCGGGCCCTCTCACACACGTTTTCATGGTGGACCGAGATCGGATTTGCCATGCAGTT includes these proteins:
- a CDS encoding WD repeat domain-containing protein, translating into MPTRKQKEEPEEAMSAFERMRQENIARNQSLLKDLAQVSNKMMPAKPKPAPKPRSAPVKKEAVEAPAGPVRRSARVAGLDADNETLKRKYEVELEDQAAKEKAKKKRVGGTLSLGDIAVEGKKFNKGIDGLGALVPRGAQPGVPTFTDEDVENTSDKDLKDLRKKMGKLELYDKWIPNDIKICPQRIYASTFHPTEEKAVIFAGDKEGALGVFDASQDGPPESNDDDEEEAEWKEPEIGAYKIHARTITTIIVSPFDNQKVYTSSYDSTVRVLDLAKDMCVPVWEPADKEEDVPLSAIDIPLTDQNLIYFSTLDGAVGRVDIRDPKGTETWSLSDNKIGGFSLNPREPHLLATASLDRTVKIWDLRKITGKGEMRFPAMLYEHNSRLSVSHASWSPGGHIATSSYDDTIKIYNWSDHETWDSEGMEPANIVKHNNQTGRWVTILKPQWQKRPQDGIQKFTIGNMNRFVDVYAANGEQLAQLGGDGISAVPAVAQFHPTMDWVAGGTASGKLCLWM